In one window of Leptidea sinapis chromosome 9, ilLepSina1.1, whole genome shotgun sequence DNA:
- the LOC126966151 gene encoding dihydrolipoyllysine-residue succinyltransferase component of 2-oxoglutarate dehydrogenase complex, mitochondrial-like isoform X1, protein MLRTRLIRAIFKGSSRNVTHIVCFKWIHSSPNISIHLRSRTVRDLQIFQHARSIRTTKCIYGIEEVKAPNFPDSVSSGDVKLIKKEGDAVAMDEVVLEIETDKTALPVMSPGHGTIAKMLVKEGESVKSQQPLFQVNVTGVAPTKAAAAPAPAAPAPAAAPAAAPAPAAATASAAPKPAVATPKPTAAGPAVVKKAAAGPTLAAQKLGDPTKVISGSRTELPVPMNRMRKRIAERLKEAQNTCAMLTTFNECDMSKLMAFRKANLETFTKKYGTKLSFMSPFLKAAANALMDQPVINGVIIGDDIIYRDYVDISVAVATPKGLVTPVLRNVESMDYPRIELSIAALAEKARNGKLTPADMQGGTFTISNGGVFGSLLSMPIINMPQSAILGMHAIVQRPVAIKGKVEIRPMMYLALSYDHRLVDGREAVFFLRKVRSGVEDPTSILAGI, encoded by the exons atgcttagGACTAGACTCATACGAGCC ATATTCAAGGGGTCTTCACGAAATGTCACACATATAGTTTGCTTTAAATGGATCCACTCTAGTCCAAACATATCTAT ACACTTAAGAAGCAGAACAGTAAGAGATCTGCAGATATTTCAACATGCACGTAGTATCCGTACAACAAAATGTATCTACGGTATAGAAGAAGTGAAAGCACCGAACTTCCCTGACTCTGTGTCCAGTGGTGACGTGAA GTTGATAAAGAAGGAGGGCGATGCTGTGGCGATGGATGAAGTAGTGTTGGAGATAGAAACGGACAAAACGGCACTGCCAGTGATGTCCCCGGGTCACGGCACCATCGCCAAGATGTTGGTGAAGGAGGGTGAATCAGTCAAGTCCCAACAACCCCTGTTTCAG GTGAATGTGACGGGAGTGGCTCCGACAAAGGCTGCAGCAGCCCCCGCGCCGGCTGCCCCCGCCCCCGCCGCTGCCCCTGCCGCTGCCCCTGCCCCTGCCGCTGCTACGGCCTCTGCTGCCCCCAAGCCTGCAGTGGCCACCCCCAAACCAACTGCAGCAGGACCTGCAGTAGTAAAGAAGGCAGCCGCTGGACCCACG CTTGCTGCGCAGAAGCTGGGTGATCCAACAAAAGTGATATCGGGCTCGAGAACAGAGCTGCCGGTGCCCATGAACAGGATGAGAAAACGTATTGCTGAGAGACTCAAGGAGGCGCAGAATACATGTGCCATGCTGACTACATTCAATGAGTGCGATATGAG CAAGCTGATGGCCTTCCGAAAAGCAAACTTGGAAACATTCACGAAGAAATATGGCACGAAATTGTCTTTCATGTCGCCGTTCCTGAAGGCTGCAGCAAATGCCCTGATGGATCAGCCAGTAATCAACGGAGTCATCATTGGAGATGATATAATTTATAG AGACTACGTCGATATATCAGTCGCCGTGGCAACACCAAAGGGTCTGGTCACACCAGTTCTGCGTAACGTGGAGTCTATGGACTATCCGCGAATAGAGCTCAGTATAGCCGCACTCGCGGAAAAGGCACGGAATG GTAAGCTGACACCAGCTGACATGCAAGGTGGGACATTTACAATCAGCAATGGAGGTGTATTTGGATCTCTGTTGTCTATGCCTATTATAAACATGCCACAGTCTGCTATTCTTGGAATGCATGCTATAGTACAACGGCCTGTGGCGATAAAGGGAAAG GTGGAAATTAGACCAATGATGTATCTGGCTTTATCGTATGACCATAGATTGGTCGACGGCCGCGAAGCTGTATTCTTTCTTCGAAAAGTAAGATCGGGAGTCGAAGATCCAACTTCAATTTTGGCGGGAATTTGA
- the LOC126966151 gene encoding dihydrolipoyllysine-residue succinyltransferase component of 2-oxoglutarate dehydrogenase complex, mitochondrial-like isoform X2: MLRTRLIRAIFKGSSRNVTHIVCFKWIHSSPNISIHLRSRTVRDLQIFQHARSIRTTKCIYGIEEVKAPNFPDSVSSGDVKLIKKEGDAVAMDEVVLEIETDKTALPVMSPGHGTIAKMLVKEGESVKSQQPLFQVNVTGVAPTKAAAAPAPAAPAPAAAPAAAPAPAAATASAAPKPAVATPKPTAAGPAVVKKAAAGPTLAAQKLGDPTKVISGSRTELPVPMNRMRKRIAERLKEAQNTCAMLTTFNECDMSKLMAFRKANLETFTKKYGTKLSFMSPFLKAAANALMDQPVINGVIIGDDIIYRDYVDISVAVATPKGLVTPVLRNVESMDYPRIELSIAALAEKARNGGN, encoded by the exons atgcttagGACTAGACTCATACGAGCC ATATTCAAGGGGTCTTCACGAAATGTCACACATATAGTTTGCTTTAAATGGATCCACTCTAGTCCAAACATATCTAT ACACTTAAGAAGCAGAACAGTAAGAGATCTGCAGATATTTCAACATGCACGTAGTATCCGTACAACAAAATGTATCTACGGTATAGAAGAAGTGAAAGCACCGAACTTCCCTGACTCTGTGTCCAGTGGTGACGTGAA GTTGATAAAGAAGGAGGGCGATGCTGTGGCGATGGATGAAGTAGTGTTGGAGATAGAAACGGACAAAACGGCACTGCCAGTGATGTCCCCGGGTCACGGCACCATCGCCAAGATGTTGGTGAAGGAGGGTGAATCAGTCAAGTCCCAACAACCCCTGTTTCAG GTGAATGTGACGGGAGTGGCTCCGACAAAGGCTGCAGCAGCCCCCGCGCCGGCTGCCCCCGCCCCCGCCGCTGCCCCTGCCGCTGCCCCTGCCCCTGCCGCTGCTACGGCCTCTGCTGCCCCCAAGCCTGCAGTGGCCACCCCCAAACCAACTGCAGCAGGACCTGCAGTAGTAAAGAAGGCAGCCGCTGGACCCACG CTTGCTGCGCAGAAGCTGGGTGATCCAACAAAAGTGATATCGGGCTCGAGAACAGAGCTGCCGGTGCCCATGAACAGGATGAGAAAACGTATTGCTGAGAGACTCAAGGAGGCGCAGAATACATGTGCCATGCTGACTACATTCAATGAGTGCGATATGAG CAAGCTGATGGCCTTCCGAAAAGCAAACTTGGAAACATTCACGAAGAAATATGGCACGAAATTGTCTTTCATGTCGCCGTTCCTGAAGGCTGCAGCAAATGCCCTGATGGATCAGCCAGTAATCAACGGAGTCATCATTGGAGATGATATAATTTATAG AGACTACGTCGATATATCAGTCGCCGTGGCAACACCAAAGGGTCTGGTCACACCAGTTCTGCGTAACGTGGAGTCTATGGACTATCCGCGAATAGAGCTCAGTATAGCCGCACTCGCGGAAAAGGCACGGAATG GTGGAAATTAG